One genomic segment of Melospiza melodia melodia isolate bMelMel2 chromosome 22, bMelMel2.pri, whole genome shotgun sequence includes these proteins:
- the TUBB4B gene encoding tubulin beta-4B chain: MREIVHLQAGQCGNQIGAKFWEVISDEHGIDPTGTYHGDSDLQLERINVYYNEATGGKYVPRAVLVDLEPGTMDSVRSGPFGQIFRPDNFVFGQSGAGNNWAKGHYTEGAELVDSVLDVVRKEAESCDCLQGFQLTHSLGGGTGSGMGTLLISKIREEYPDRIMNTFSVVPSPKVSDTVVEPYNATLSVHQLVENTDETYCIDNEALYDICFRTLKLTTPTYGDLNHLVSATMSGVTTCLRFPGQLNADLRKLAVNMVPFPRLHFFMPGFAPLTSRGSQQYRALTVPELTQQMFDAKNMMAACDPRHGRYLTVAAVFRGRMSMKEVDEQMLNVQNKNSSYFVEWIPNNVKTAVCDIPPRGLKMSATFIGNSTAIQELFKRISEQFTAMFRRKAFLHWYTGEGMDEMEFTEAESNMNDLVSEYQQYQDATAEEEGEFEEEAEEEAE; encoded by the exons ATGAGAGAGATTGTGCACCTGCAGGCCGGGCAATGCGGAAACCAGATCGGAGCCAAG TTCTGGGAGGTGATCAGCGACGAACATGGTATCGACCCCACCGGCACCTACCACGGGGACAGCGACCTGCAGCTGGAGCGCATCAATGTCTACTACAATGAGGCCACAG GCGGCAAGTACGTGCCCCGCGCCGTGCTGGTGGACCTGGAGCCCGGTACCATGGACTCGGTGCGCTCCGGGCCTTTCGGGCAGATATTCAGGCCAGACAACTTCGTGTTCG GTCAGAGCGGAGCAGGAAACAACTGGGCAAAGGGCCATTATACGGAAGGTGCTGAATTAGTCGATTCGGTGTTAGATGTTGTAAGGAAGGAGGCAGAAAGCTGTGATTGTCTCCAGGGCTTTCAGCTTACTCACTCCCTGGGTGgtggcacaggctctggcatggGTACCCTTCTCATCAGCAAAATCCGTGAGGAGTACCCAGACCGAATTATGAATACTTTCAGTGTGGTGCCCTCCCCTAAAGTGTCAGATACTGTAGTAGAGCCCTACAACGCCACGCTGTCGGTGCACCAGCTGGTGGAGAACACGGATGAGACGTACTGTATCGATAACGAGGCGCTGTACGACATTTGCTTCAGAACACTGAAGTTAACGACCCCCACCTACGGTGATCTGAACCACCTCGTGTCAGCCACCATGAGCGGTGTCACCACCTGCCTGCGGTTCCCGGGCCAGCTCAACGCTGACCTGCGGAAGCTGGCGGTGAACATGGTTCCCTTCCCACGTCTGCACTTTTTCATGCCCGGTTTTGCCCCGCTCACCAGCCGTGGTAGCCAGCAGTACCGGGCTCTAACCGTACCAGAGCTCACCCAGCAGATGTTCGATGCCAAGAACATGATGGCGGCGTGTGACCCTCGTCACGGCCGCTATCTGACGGTGGCCGCTGTCTTTAGGGGCCGCATGTCCATGAAAGAGGTGGATGAGCAGATGCTGAACGTTCAGAACAAAAATAGCAGCTATTTTGTTGAATGGATCCCTAATAACGTTAAGACAGCAGTCTGTGACATTCCACCTCGCGGCCTCAAAATGTCTGCCACCTTCATTGGCAACAGCACGGCCATCCAGGAGCTGTTCAAACGCATTTCTGAGCAGTTCACTGCGATGTTCCGCAGAAAGGCTTTCCTGCACTGGTACACGGGCGAGGGCATGGACGAGATGGAGTTCACAGAGGCTGAGAGCAACATGAACGACCTGGTGTCTGAGTACCAGCAGTACCAGGATGCCACAGCTGAGGAGGAGGGAGAGTTcgaggaggaggctgaggaggaggcAGAGTAA
- the LOC134428076 gene encoding ectonucleoside triphosphate diphosphohydrolase 2-like, whose amino-acid sequence MSWRELLPPWLVIVAGLTGIVLLCVSTKDVPMAPLRTKYGIVLDAGPSRTILFIYQWTTTKANKTGVIRGCSSCPVQGPGISSYSDSPQKAGKSLEPCLNWAQNEIPAEQHSQTPLYLGATASMRQLNLTHPILSASLLAALTGTLKSSPFSFQGAQILSSPEEEAFNWVAANYVLENFFKYDWQGQLVPSGKGTAGVLAVGRTSAQLTSELPEEQQEPEEAVRLRLYGHTHRVHTRHCPCHSSERLRSGLVSVLLQDQRGAKTVSNPCWPLSYSQEVQWQSVHAGPCGASGDTQDIPGPKEVFNITGSSNPTACINLVQSLLNSSSSCSLFSSGLKPLHSRLLVVSEAMDFLRGTAPSADLGQAVQRLCGMSVQELIKESQASLDTLVDYCTVSAFILHLSTRGYTLDFEHPAWTAFQKMGDRSSAWTLGYLLSLSSSIPQDSPSFLKGIEPGVWSLLLILFVVLLVGSFLRISYRVMARESSSSHRNSSVFDD is encoded by the exons ATGTCCTGGCGAGAGCTGCTGCCCCCCTGGCTGGTGATCGTGGCGGGGCTGACGGGCATCGTGCTGCTCTGTGTCTCCACCAAAGATGTGCCCATGGCCCCACTCAGGACCAAG TATGGCATTGTTCTGGATGCTGGCCCATCCCGCACCATCCTCTTCATCTACCAGTGGACAACCACCAAGGCAAACAAGACCGGCGTGATCAGAGGATGCAGTTCCTGTCCTGTGCAAG GTCCAGGAATCTCCAGCTACTCAGATTCTCCTCAGAAAGCTGGGAAGAGCTTGGAGCCATGTTTGAACTGGGCCCAGAACGAgatcccagcagagcagcacagccaaaCCCCCCTGTACCTGGGAGCCACTGCCAGCATGAGGCAGCTGAA cCTCACCCACCCCATCCTCTCTGCCAGTCTCCTTGCAGCTCTGACTGGCACCCTGAAGTCATCCCCCTTCAGCTTTCAAGGGGCACAAATCCTGTCCAGCCCGGAGGAAGAAGCATTCAATTGGGTTGCTGCTAACTACGTCCTGGAGAACTTCTTCAAG TATGACTGGCAAGGGCAGCTGGTCCCCTCCGGGAAGGGCACGGCAGGAGTCCTGGCCGTGGGAAGAACCTCAGCACAGCTCACATCGgagctgccagaggagcagcaggagccagaggaGGCGGTGAGGCTGCGGCTGTACGGGCACACACACAGGGTGCACACCCGGCACTGCCCCTGCCACAGCTCCGAGCGGCTGCGCAGCGGCCTGGTGAGcgtgctgctgcag GATCAGAGAGGTGCTAAAACCGTGTCCAATCCCTGCTGGCCCCTCTCCTACTCCCAGGAGGTGCAGTGGCAGTCGGTGCATGCTGGGCCTTGTGGTGCCAGTGGTGACACACAGGACATCCCTGGCCCCAAGGAGGTCTTCAACATCACGGGCTCCAGCAACCCCACAGCCTGCATCAACCTCGTGCAAAGCCTGCtcaactcttcctcctcctgcagcctctTCAGCAGTGGCCTCAAGCCCCTTCACAGCAGGCTTCTG GTGGTTTCTGAGGCCATGGACTTCCTGAGAGGAACTGCACCTTCTGCTGACTTGGGCCAGGCTGTCCAGAGGCTGTGTGGGATGTCTGTCCAAGAG CTGATTAAGGAGTCCCAAGCAAGCCTGGATACACTTGTTGATTACTGCACTGTGTCTGCCTTCATCCTCCATCTCAGTACAAGAGGATACACACTTGACTTTGAGCATCCTGCCTGGACTGCATTCCAGAAG ATGGGTGACAGATCATCTGCCTGGACTCTTGGGTacctgctgagcctgagcagcagcatcccccaggACAGCCCAAGCTTCCTCAAGGGCATTGAGCCAGGGGTCTGGTCCTTGCTCCTCATCCTCTTTGTGGTGCTGCTCGTGGGCTCCTTCCTGCGCATCTCGTACCGAGTGATGGCcagggagagcagctccagccacagGAACAGCAGCGTGTTCGATGACTGA